The window AGTGACAATTGATGAGTATCCGCGCTCTTCCTATATTacacttttaaatttgaaaaggcttatttgcggtaaaactagtcaaTCAGCGGTGTAGTTGACGGTTCCGTACCTTTCCCTTTCAAGTTGTCCGCTTGAAAGTACCAGTCTAGACTTCTATAGAAAAACCTTACTCTGATAATAATTGTAAATGCATCTTGCTCAAACCTAGCATGGGTTAGTATGTTGTCCGCATAATAACCCTCTAAGGAAAGCCTTATCCATAGCCCATCGGGATTTCCAAAATCCCAGCTGAcacgatcatgatatgtgcattatttggagaaaatgtgtcgatatgctaatcattaatgtgtaaatagtcaaacCCGGAAGGAAAAAGGGCTAACTTTGTTCATTTTGCAAAAatatgaggcacgaagtccccaggttcagcATGGTCTGAAATATACCACCTTTAttgctagattggtgggaaaTTCTTTCGCCAAGCGATAAAAATCATGTGAAGAGGGTTCTCGGAAATTTACCCTCCTTGCTGGACATCCAACCAAACAACATACTGATCGAggctgctaccatgttctgggatggagAAAGGGTCGTCTTTCGTTTTGGCAAAGTAGAGATGACTTCCCTTCTGGAGGAAATAGGAGGTTTCGTTGGGCTACCCTAGAATAGTCCTGGTCTGGTGGtaccagaaaatcgcactccTAGGGGGTTTCTGAAAATGATGTGTCTTAGAAAGAATGACGATTTAGTCTGCCTGAAGAAGTCCTACATACCTTTTGACTTCCTCTACGAGCGATATGGGCATAGCACATCCTACCTTATTTTTCATGATGAATTCACCATCACTTCCCTGGGCTAGACTCATTGTCGAGTTTTTATGTTCATCGTCTGTTTTCTGGGTATGACAGTATTTCCAATCCAAGGTGACAGGATTCACACTCGGTTGGCTATGGTAACCAAGACTTTAATGGAAGGGATTGAGGGGCAGACTTACAttattgtcccaatgatcgtggcaTAGATATACCGAGCCTTGGACCGTTGCAAGAAAGGGTTCAGACATTTTGAATGTTGAAATTTGTTGCTGCAGATACGGTTGTTGGAGCATTTTCAAAGAGGACAATACCGCCAAGAATTTCCACAAAGACCATGGAATGACCATATACCTTTCCATCATCCGAAAAGAATGACTTtcatcccagacaggtttgcacaaccggaAAACACTATAGATTGGGTACACTTTTTCAGCGATCTGAATCAGGACAAggtccattggatgttcgagtggttccctactaGCGAATTTATTATCAGGTCCAGGGATATTCCTCATTTGGTATTAATCGGGTTGAGGGGCATATATCCTTATGTTCCTATCAGAGTCATGAGACGGACTGGGAGAAAACAAGTCATCCCACGAGTTTCTAAGATTAGTCATTATAAAGCAGACTTTTAAGATGATGCCATTCCATACAAGTGTGAGGCCCAACACATGTGGCATTTGAATATTATTGTAGAAACGGATATCATTGAGCCAGATCGGTACCACACCGGTCATGCGTACTTCTACATATCATGGTTGGATGATGACATAGCAGGAATAGTCGATCCAGGGATCGATCGACGAAATAGGGTCATAGATGAAGTTGCCGAAGCACAAGTGAAATACAAGAGGTTGCGTAAAAGAATCCTTGAGTCCGAGGCCAGGAATTTGGAACATCACAAGGTAGACATGGAATCAATTAATGAGTGGAGGGAAATTGCCACAAAATCAACGGAAAGGTTGGAATATTTAGAGCAGGGTCTGATGGAACTAGAagggaagatgaggaaaaggatcGTAGACTGTCAGAATGCAGAGGGAAACAAAGGAGGACACCTAGCAAGGGCGTTTCTGTTGTTGggcatgcgcgacctggggaacctgattaatggggccaagaaggccaagcttTGAGAGGGTCCTTCTAGGACCAAGTAGAATTATTGTTTACTTGCTTTCCTAGAGTCGTTTTTgaatgtaataaggcaaatgccattagtaactccTTTGATTATTATCGATTTAGAAGCATGACTTATTtattacattaatgaaatgaggAAACTATCGGCATTAAATTTCTCCAAAACCTAcgtgtcgctaggcctacctcgggcacaatgaggtccccaaattaggacgcgaatctACAATTCTGCAACATATGTTTAAATACTGCAAATATCCCTCTAAAATCCcctactgacttgtttaccttttagtttttctttattttgattattcccatcccctaaagttggttcgtgcatactcgcatcatcagcatatcataccagatccaGAGGCCGTCCACCTCCTCCTCCTTCAAGTAATCCTAAAAGTAAGGGAAAGGCTAACATGGATGATATGGGTGGTATCAGGAAAGATAACGATGTGCATGTGGagaatgttgaaacttcagacgGTCGGAATACTCCAGCATAGAACGATTTGGTTCTACGACTGGAGCAGAAAATACTGGAATTGCAAGGGGAACTCGAGCAGGTCCACAACTTGGCAAACCTCTCTCTCACCTTAAACTTCCCAGATATTAACCAGCAAAATGTCCAAAACCCAATACCCCATCAAACACACCAAACCAACGTTCACTAAATCTTTTCGTACCTCATCAATATGCAACACCTCCCAAAAATCCTAACCCTCCACCAGTACCAACTCCTCCTCAACACCAACATCTTCTGACTCAGTACCCGCAAACCACTACCTACCCTACTCTTGAAAAtacaccacaacctactcccgatCCGCAGAATTCAACCAATGATCACCACTACACTCAAACCCCTGATATCCACCAAAAAAACCCATATACATAGAAACCTTACCTCACCCCACTCAACAAACCTCATACACACCAGAATCTACCGAGAGGGACCCGCTTATCAACAACATGATAGAGGAACTTAAGAAGCTCACAAGCCGAGTCCAGGGTGTCGAAGGAGGTAAAGGTATttagggtttgaattatgaagatttgtgtattcagccagacgtAGATATGCCGGAGGGCTACAAATCGCCTAAGTTCGAGATGTTTGACGGAACAGGTGACCCGAAGGTACATCTAAGAACATACTGTGACAAGCTCGTAGGAGTTGGGAAAGATGAGAGAATTCACATGAAGTTGTTAATGAGAAGTCTCACTAGAGACGCCctatcttggtatatcagtcaaaatcCCAAGAAGTGGGTTAGTTGGGTAAGCATGGTATCAGACTTCATGGATCGATTCAGGTTTAATACAGAAAATACACCAGATGTCTTCTACATACAGAACCTCAAGAAGAAACCAATGGAGACTTTTCGCGAGTATGATACTCGGTGGAGGtcagaagctgcaaaagtaaggccggcATTGGAAGATGAGCAGATGAACAAATTCTTGCCAGGGCCCAGGATCCACAATACTATGAAAGGTTAATGGTCAttgagaatcacaagttctctgacatcatcaaaCTAGGGGAACAGattgaagaagggatcaaaagcgggaTGGTATCCAATTTTGAGGCATTGCAGGCTACAAACAAAGCATTGCAGTCAGGGGGTATATCAAAGAATAAAGAAGTAGGGGCCGTGATGGTAGCCTAGGTCCAAAATCTCCTCTCATATACCagacacctccacccacatatcaaccttcGCCTCCCAGATATCCGCAACCCGCCACTacctaccacacttataacacccagCCAGCATATTATCACTCATCGCCAGCACGCCAAAACTATCAGAAACCCAAACCTAACtttgaccgcagaccacccagacaatacacccctatTGCCGAACCCATCGATCAATTATACGAAAGATTGAAAGCTACTAGATATGTTACGCGTATTCCCGTTGTTGCCATGGAAAACGCCTTtcaatgggtcaatccaaacAAAACATGTGCCTACCACTCCGGCATGAAAGGACATACCATCAATGAATGTCGCACCCTGAAAGACAAGATCCAGACACTAATCGATACCAATGTCATAGAAGCAAAGGAGGCTGCACCTAATGTCTGCAACTATCCTCTTCCGGATCATAGGGGCGAAGGAGTAAATGTGATAGagactgatgaagaatgggatccGAAAGGATCAATTGGACTTATTGGAGAAGGGGATGATCCTAAGAAACCTGCAGTTACTCTCACTCCTATTGTGGTACAGATACAGCCACCAGTCAAAGTTGTGGTAGCCGCATCAACTCCTTTCGAAATAGAAATAACACCTGCAGCTGCACCTGCTCCATTTGAAGTAGAAATAACCACGCCCTTCATTGTGATGGTGGCATCCACACCGCCCTTTAATTCTAATGCCGTACCTtgggattatgttgcagaagccaggaggaaaggaaaagcaaaaatggaagaatctgGTGCGGCACAATGGATGACCAAGACCGACAGAAtttatacacccgagcatttgAGAGGAACAAGTAAAGAAGATGCTGCCAAACAACCCATCATTGAAACTGGCCCGGATGATCTGTGGAGAAAGGTGCAAGTGAGGAAAAATTCTGTAGTAGACCATCTAAATAAAACTCATGCTCAGATATCCATCGCAGAATTCCGAGGCACATAGTAATGCTTTGATGAAGGTATTGAATAAAGATTACTTGCCTAACAATATCACCAGTGGGGAGATGGCCAACGTGGTAGGGAAAGTACTGGAGAGCCACAAGATCACCTTTCATGAAGATAAATTGCCACCAGAGGGATTAAGCCACAACAGGGCGCTGCACATCACGGTACAATATAAGGATAAATTTATTGCCAGGGttttgatagatggaggttcCAGTCTCATCATCTGTCCACTGGAAACTCTTAAAAGGTTGGGTAAAGGTTTGCATGAAATACGAGCAGGGACTATGAACGTGAAGGtgtttgatgggtctcaaagggccacaattggggaaaccaatCTATGTTTACAGATAGGTCCGACCTAGTTCGATGTTGAATTTCAAGTGATAGACATATCCACCTCATACAACCTGTTGTTAggatgaccttggatacatgccgccGGGGCTGTGGCATCTACTTTGCACCAGGCTGTAAAAttcgaatggaatcatcaggaagtgatcattcATAGAGATGGGAGTAATACCATTTATACCAACCAAACCGTCCCGGTCatggagaatagaaggaagttatgTGGGGAGACTTATCATTGCATCAAGCGCGTCAATGCGATAGAGAAAGACAAGGGGTGGAGCAGCAAAATAGAAAGCACACTAGCATGGTCAGGGTATGAACCCGGTAAAGGGCTCGGGAAGAAACTCCAAGGCATTACCAAGccgatacagctaaagcgtcatgGTACAATCTTTGGGCTTGGATATCAGTATACCTGGCAAGAATATGATGATTGGTCGCCACCATAGCGTGGTCCTTACTACCCTCTTGAGCAACCGGTGCCGAATTTGAGCCAATCCTTTCATTAGGCTGACACAATATGGGGATCTGAAGAAGAGGAGGCTTTAGCTGGTCTAAGGAACCTGTTCTTGGAAgacgaagacatggattgcaaTGTGATAGTTGAGGAGGATAAGGAAGAAGGCCTCGTCATCCAGACGGTGGAGAAGGGAGCAGTTCTTAGAAACTAGACCGCCACACCATCCAGGGCCAGACGAGTCCCGGGGTAGCATGGATGCTAGTGTTATTCCTTTGAAAACAATTCTTTTGAgcattttgttttaaaaatatcTTTCTTTCCTTTCAGTATTTTGTTTAGGAAAACATTGTTGAAGTCATTAAAACATTGCTTTGTTTAACGTTCAGCATTTATCAACAATTtgatgttttattattattatctttcataTCTTTTTCTCTATAGCATTACTATTTCTTACCTTGATTAACCAACAATTGTGACATGTAAcgagacaacacaacataaggacAGTGTCTCggaagagatagaagaagaagatgtGATACCCGAGGAAATCGTCAGAGAAGTTGAGAACTTTAAGAACAAACCTAAGTCCAACCCGGAGGAAACTGAGGTGGTCAACTTGGGAGATTCTGAAAccgtcaaagaaactcgcataagcattcagttttcaccatcagagaaggaagagtacactCGTTTCCTGAAAGAATATGAGGACAtttttgcatggtcgtatgacgaTATGACCGGATTGAGCACAttcatagtggctcacaagctacctaccaatccaATATGTCTACCAGTAAAACAGAggctcagaaagttcaaaccaGACATGAGCCTAAAAATCTAGGATGAAGTCACCAAACAAATTAAAGTTAAGGTCCTCAGGGtagttgaatatccaacttggttggccaacattaTGTCGGTTCCCAAGAAAGACGGGAAAGTCAGGGTGTGTGTCGACTATTGGGATTTTAACATAgaaagtcccaaagatgattttccaCTACcaaatatacacatactgatcgacaattgCACCAAACATGAGCTCCAGTCCTTTATCGATTGCTTTGCGGGTTACCATCAaatttggatggatgaagaggacgCAGAAAAGACAACCTTCattacaccatggggagtataCTGCCACAAAatagacccgtcaaaggtcaaagCTATCCAGAAGTTACCACCGCCAAAGAACAAGAAGGACGTGATGAGTTTCTTGGGACGTCTCAACTATATCGACCGCTTCATAGAGCAATCAGCTATAATATGTGAATGAATTTTCAAAATGCTGAAGAACGATGCCACAACCAGCTGGGCTAAAGACTGTCATAAGGATTTTGACAAAATCAAGGAATAACTATCCACACCACCAATCCTAGTCCCGCCAGAACCGGGTAGACCATTACTACTCTACCTCTCTATATTAGATGGGGATTTCGGTTAtgtcttgggacaacatgatgaaaccggGAGAAAAGAATAGGttatatattatctgagcaaaaagttcacaccttacgaagCACGGTACTCCTTATTGGAATGCACTTGTTGTGCTCTGACGTGGATAGCTTAGAAATTGAGGCACTACTTTTGTgcttataccacatatctcatatcgaggATGGATCCTCTAAAGTACATCGTTCAGAAGCCTATGCCTACAGGAAAGCTGGCCAAATGGCAAATATTGTTGAGTGAGTTtgatatcatctatgtaactcagaaggcagtcaagggACAAGCATTAACAGATCATCTCGCCaaaaatcctgtaggaggagaatacaaaccactgaaaacgtattttcctgacGAAGAAGTGTCATTCGTAGTAGAAGATATTGCGGAATCCTACGACggttggagaatgtttttcgacggAGCTAAAAATTTCAAAGGAGTCAGCATCAGAGTCGTCTTGGtatcagaaaccggtcaacacTACCTGGtgtccgcaaaactcaggtttccgtgcaccaacaatatggcggaGTTTGAAGCCTGAATATTATGACTCAGTTTGGCTATCAACATGAATATTTAGGAATTGCTGGTAATTAGTGATTCAGACCTGCTGGTGCACCAGGTACAAGGAGagtgggctacaaagaataccaagatactaCCATATCTGCATCACGTacaagagatgatgaagaggttcacaaagatagagctCCGACATGTCCCCAGAATCCAGAATGAATTTGGCGATTCACTGGCCACTTTTtcctccatgatacaacacccggacaagaatttcatcgatcccaTTTCGATGAGAATTCATAATCgaccagcttattgtgctcatgtcgAAGAAGAAACAGATGGAAATCCGTGGTTCCACGATATCAGGGAATATCTAGCAAAGGGAGAATATCCAGAGCATGCAAACCACACTCAGAAAGGCACACTTCGGAGGTTGTCCAACCATTTTTTCCAAAGCGGAGGAATTCAGTATAGAAGAACTCTTGATCTAGGGCTATTATGGTGATTTAACGCCAAAGTGGCTTCCAAATTACTTaaagaaatacatgccggaacttgcggcCCACATATGAATGGTTTTGtcctagccaagaagatactcagagccggatacttttggatgactatggaaacagactgcatccggtatgtccagaaatgtcacCAGTGCCAGATACACGCAGATGTGATACGGGTGCcaccaaatgaactcaatgcaataagtgcaccttggccttttgctgcctggggaatggatgtcatcggtcAAATCGAACCcaccgcttcaaatgggcacaggttcattctagtgaCCATcgattatttcacaaaatgggtgaAAGCTGCATCCTATAAAtttgtaaccaagaaagtcattGCCGATTTCGTCAGGGGTCGTATTGTCTGTCAATTCGGGGCTCCAGAAtctatcatcactgacaatgctgccaatctcaatagtgatttgatgaaagccatgtgtgaaacttttaaaatcaagcacaagaattccacagcatacaggcccctcaaatgaatggagtcgtggaggccgccaacaagaacatcaagaagatactaaggaagatggtagagaaTCACAAACAATGGCATGAGAAGTTACCATTCTCCTTATTGGGATACCGTACTACAGTCCCCATGTCAACCAGGGAAAATCCTTACCTattggtctacggtactgaagtCGTCATCCCCGCCGAGGTAGAAATTCCTTCTctgagaattatacaagaagttgaactcagtgatgcagaatggataaggTGCCGCTATGAgcaattagctctcattgatgggaaaagaatgaatgcagtgtgtcatggttAGCTTTATCAGAATAGAATGTCCagggctttcaacaaaagggtcaaacctagacagttcgcacGGGGGCAGCTGGTGCTAAAATGGATCTTTCCACATCAAGATGAAACAAAagggaaattctcacccaactggaaaTGCCCTTATATGGTTCATAGGGTACTAATCGGAGGATTactcatactcgcagaaatggacggagaaatttggccaaagcctatcaattcagacgcagtcaaaagatactatgtgTAAACTATTTACATTTCTTTATATGATAtaattgaactacgcttgacctgatccccgtttaagaggggatatgtaggaagccctgtgggttcggtcacaattcaataaaatttccattttccCCATAATCAGAaactggggtagaattttgaggaggaccctcaaaatttcgAAGCAAGTTCAGCCAACAGCACTGTGCGCGGTACAAACAGAAGTTTGTATAGATAACAGGGGAAGAATTATGAGGAgaaccctcaaaattctatgtcAAGAAGGTCACAATGTCTCAAATAATATCACAGTCACTGGTTCATCTGGTCAATTTCTAAATCGCATATTACTACGTTTTGAATAACTATGCACAcatattttttgaaaactttattttttagCCAAATACTACCCACAAAGTCGCCAGACGCAAATacatctccagctaagaaatactctgccCTTACATACAACTTgtccatttgcatgagactaagcattgtctcaaatcttgcatgaggctaagccctgcctctttatttgcataaggctaagcattgccttccatctgtatgagactaagcattatctcaaatcttgcatgaggttAAGACCTGCCTCTTTatttgtataaggctaagcattgccttccatctgcataagactaagcattctctcaaatcttg is drawn from Nicotiana tomentosiformis chromosome 12, ASM39032v3, whole genome shotgun sequence and contains these coding sequences:
- the LOC138902258 gene encoding uncharacterized protein, translating into MDPLKYIVQKPMPTGKLAKWQILLSEFDIIYVTQKAVKGQALTDHLAKNPVGGEYKPLKTYFPDEEVSFVVEDIAESYDGWRMFFDGAKNFKGVSIRVVLVQGEWATKNTKILPYLHHVQEMMKRFTKIELRHVPRIQNEFGDSLATFSSMIQHPDKNFIDPISMRIHNRPAYCAHVEEETDGNPWFHDIREYLAKGEYPEHANHTQKGTLRRLSNHFFQSGGIQYRRTLDLGLLW
- the LOC138902257 gene encoding uncharacterized protein — translated: MPEGYKSPKFEMFDGTGDPKVHLRTYCDKLVGVGKDERIHMKLLMRSLTRDALSWYISQNPKKWVSWVSMVSDFMDRFRFNTENTPDVFYIQNLKKKPMETFREYDTRWRSEAAKVRPALEDEQMNKFLPGPRIHNTMKG